The genomic interval TAGCGGTTTATCTGGTTTTAGACGGCTACGATTTTGGTGCAGGAATTATTCATTTATTTTTTGCAGATACAGAAAAAGATAAAAAAGCAATTACTAGCGCTATTGGTCCGTTTTGGGATGCCAATGAAGTTTGGCTGATTGCGGCTGGCGGAGTTTTATTTTTCGCTTTTCCAACTTTATATGCTTCTTCTTTTAGCGGATTTTATTTGCCTTTGATTATGATTTTATGGCTTTTGATTTTTCGTGCGATCGGATTGGAAATGCGTGGGCAAGTGCACAATCAGATGTGGGAAAGTATTTGGGATAAAGCTTTCGGAATCGCAAGTTTGCTTTTGGCTTTGTTTTTCGGAATTGCTCTCGGAAATATTGTTCGTGGTGTAAATCTCGGAATGGTTCAAAACGGAGTTTCTACGCAAGAACCGCATTTTTTCTTTTTGCCTTTATGGAATCCGACTTTTAGTCCGCAAGCAAATGAATTGGGAATTATCGATTGGTTTACACTTTTCTTAGGAATTGTAAGTGTTGTGGCTTTGACTATTCACGGCGCAAACTGGATTATTTATAAAACGAATTCAGCTTTGAATCCGAAATTGAAAAAAGTTGTTTTTGCCTTGAATATTGTTTTGCTGGTTTTAGTTTGTATTTCGTTGCAGATTTGGCATTTTATTGAACCAAAACCATTTCACAATTTTGTTGAAAATCCTATTTTATGGTTTTTTCCGTTAATGACTTTTGTTGGAATTTTAGGTTTGTTTAAAGTACGTTCGTTTAAAAAAGATGGTCATGGATTTGTGTTTTCAACTTTGTTTTTATTGGGAGGATTTGCTTCAACAGCAGTTTCGATTTTTCCAAATGTTTTGCCTTCAACCAATAAAGTGAATCCGTCATTAACGATTTACAACACCGCCGCTCACGAATACGGATTGAACGCTGGATTAAGCTGGTTTTTTATCGCTTTATTTCTGGTTATTATTTATTTTATTATTCAATATCGTGTTTTTAGCGGAAAAATGGATGATATTGGATATGGCGAACATTGATTTTTTTCGTTGACACGACTCGAGCAATAGCGGACATACTAAGCAATTGTACGAATTAATATTTTATTCAAACAATATGAATTGCCTCCAGCTTTAACTGGAGGTTTTTTATTTGATTTTCAAAAGGCTTTAGCCAAATTATAAGTTTATTTATATAAATTTGCTCACTTCCAGTTAGAACTGGAGGAAATTCATTGAAATTAAGAAAAAAGGTTACTTCGTATCAGATTCGCGTTAGGGATAGAAGCGGTATCTCCCGATTTAGAAAAACAGGCTTTTTAGCCGTAGTTTTTGTTAATCGGGAATTTAGCGGATAGCCCGGCCGTAGGAAACGCCCAAAAAATATCCTAAATAAGGAAACTTTATAAGCGTAATTGTTTATTAAAGATTTAATTACAACCAATAGTTATATTCTATAATTTTTATTGTAAGAAAAAAAATAAGTTAATGCTTAATATTGCGTATCTAAGAATTTTTCCCCCTAAAGAATTTTTAGATATTGATTTTTACTAAAAGCTTAAATCTTTTTTACCTACAAATTATATGCCCTTAACTATTTTACCCAACAAGATTAGATTTTCTTATAAATCTAAAAATTGGCAGTACGATTTTGACGAAATTAAAGAAATTGGACTGCTCAAAAAAAGAAAAAAATATTTTCTTGAAAATGCCGCTTTTGCTGTCGTAACAGCGGTAACTTATTATTGTATGATATTTTCTGATATAATGGATTTATATTATATCATTCCGGCGCTTTTATGCTACACGCTTATCATAACTGTTAGATTTAGTGATCCGACAGAATTTGTGTATTTCATTTTTGTGAAAGATATTTATCACAAAGAAATAAAAACTAAAATTGAATCAAAAGATCGCGCTTTGGTTGGAAAACAAATAGAATACTATTTAGACCTTCAGTTCGAAAGAAATATTCAAAAAACAGCTTAAATTAAATAGAATGTTTGTATTTGATATTTCCCATTATGATTTAGTAGTCATAATGGTAGCTTTGATTTATGGTTATTTTATAACCAAAAGAAAAAAATTAACGAAACGCTAAGTCATATATTGTAATTTATGAAGTAGCTTTAGAATACCAAAAATATGTATAGTTATGCTATTAATGAGTTTAGTAGCGGGCTGTTTTGACTATACGGACCCCAAATATCGAAATTATGGCCGCAACGATTAAAAACAAAATAAAAAATATTAGAGAGTTAAAAAATTACACTCAAGAGTATATGGCAGAAAGATTAGGCGTAACGCAGGCAGGTTACAGCAAAATTGAAAAAGGAAAAACTTCTCTGAGTTATGAAAAGCTGGTTGAAATTGGAAGAATTTTAGATGTCAGCGTAGAAGATATTATTAGTTTTGATTACGATAAATACTTTAATAATTTCAATAAGATAACAGGAAATAATAACGGAAGTATTTTAATTAACGCAGATAATTCATCGGCATTAAAAGAGCTTTACGAAGACAAAATACAGTTGTTAGAAAAACTTCTCAATATCACCGAAAACGAATTAGAGCGCTATAAAGATAAGTTTGGAGAAATTTAGAAGTCATAAAATTAGTTTCATCTTTGTCAAAGTGTAAAACTTTGACAAAGATTACTCTACAAGTAAAAACTAAATTCAAAATATAAATTAAAATCGACAAAGATCTGCACGACCAGTGTGATGCGTTTATTCTAAAACAAAATTTCTTTGGTAATTATATAAAATCCCATAACGAGAACAAACCAGCCGAAAAGAGGTTTTAGTTTTGTTCCGTCTATTTTTTTAGAAAGCTGACTTCCAATCAACATTCCGATTAAAGCCATTGCAGAAACGCTTAATAAGAAAGTGTAATTTATAGATGTTCCGATGTATAAATCGCCCGCAAAACCTATTGAGGAATTAATGGTAATAATTAATAATGAAGTTCCAACGGCCTGTTTCATTGGCAAATTGGCGAAAAAAAGCAAGGCTGGAATAATTAAAAATCCGCCACCAGCGCCAAGAAAACCCGTTACAATTCCGACCAAAAATCCAATAAAACTTAATTGCAAATAATTGGTTTCAGTATTTTTTATTTCAGGCTGATTTTTTTTAATCATCGAAATTGCTGCAGTAATCATCAACACAGAAAAGATAATCATAATTAGAAAATCTTTGGATACCGAATAAGATGCAACACAAAATAAGGTTTTTGCAATTTGAGGAAAAATTACTTCGCGAATTATTAGAATTGAAATAATTGAAGGAATCGCAAAATAAAGTGCCGATTTCAATTTCAGATTTCCCATTTTATAATGGCTGTAACTTCCAAAAAGAGCGGTAAGTCCAACAATAAAAAGAGAATAAGAAGTTGCCTGATCTGGATTTACTTTAAACAAATAAACCAAAATTGGAATAGTTAAAATAGAACCGCCTCCGCCAATTAAGCCAAGTGAAATTCCGATTATGATTGCAGCAAAAAAGCCTAAATATTCCATTGCATTTATTTTAATGCAAAGTTGCTTCGGAAATTAGGATTCTACAGTAACATTTATCACAGAAGATTTTTTTTTCGCCACGAATTCACGAATTA from Flavobacterium sp. YJ01 carries:
- the cydB gene encoding cytochrome d ubiquinol oxidase subunit II, producing the protein MEFFWYVVLMGILAVYLVLDGYDFGAGIIHLFFADTEKDKKAITSAIGPFWDANEVWLIAAGGVLFFAFPTLYASSFSGFYLPLIMILWLLIFRAIGLEMRGQVHNQMWESIWDKAFGIASLLLALFFGIALGNIVRGVNLGMVQNGVSTQEPHFFFLPLWNPTFSPQANELGIIDWFTLFLGIVSVVALTIHGANWIIYKTNSALNPKLKKVVFALNIVLLVLVCISLQIWHFIEPKPFHNFVENPILWFFPLMTFVGILGLFKVRSFKKDGHGFVFSTLFLLGGFASTAVSIFPNVLPSTNKVNPSLTIYNTAAHEYGLNAGLSWFFIALFLVIIYFIIQYRVFSGKMDDIGYGEH
- a CDS encoding helix-turn-helix transcriptional regulator; protein product: MAATIKNKIKNIRELKNYTQEYMAERLGVTQAGYSKIEKGKTSLSYEKLVEIGRILDVSVEDIISFDYDKYFNNFNKITGNNNGSILINADNSSALKELYEDKIQLLEKLLNITENELERYKDKFGEI
- a CDS encoding sulfite exporter TauE/SafE family protein, coding for MEYLGFFAAIIIGISLGLIGGGGSILTIPILVYLFKVNPDQATSYSLFIVGLTALFGSYSHYKMGNLKLKSALYFAIPSIISILIIREVIFPQIAKTLFCVASYSVSKDFLIMIIFSVLMITAAISMIKKNQPEIKNTETNYLQLSFIGFLVGIVTGFLGAGGGFLIIPALLFFANLPMKQAVGTSLLIITINSSIGFAGDLYIGTSINYTFLLSVSAMALIGMLIGSQLSKKIDGTKLKPLFGWFVLVMGFYIITKEILF